A stretch of the Chitinophaga sp. Cy-1792 genome encodes the following:
- a CDS encoding YigZ family protein, producing MEVYFTIDKTAVAEFKDRGSKFLAYAYPVKSADDVKACLLEIKKEHPKATHHCYAYRLGTDGLQFRANDDGEPSGTAGKPILGQIDSKQLTDVLVVVVRYYGGTLLGVPGLINAYKVSTAMVLQLIPVIQKNVEKRYHLSFDYTIMNEIMTVVKQHNVTVLAQEMQLFCTMDIGVPKNTEELCLLKLNDIRGLEIKPIK from the coding sequence ATGGAGGTTTATTTTACTATTGATAAAACTGCTGTCGCTGAATTTAAAGACAGAGGCAGCAAATTTCTGGCATATGCCTACCCTGTTAAGTCGGCAGATGATGTAAAGGCATGTTTACTGGAGATCAAAAAAGAACATCCCAAAGCAACGCACCATTGTTATGCGTACCGCCTTGGTACCGACGGACTACAATTTCGTGCAAATGATGACGGGGAGCCTTCCGGTACTGCCGGTAAGCCTATCCTTGGCCAGATAGACAGTAAGCAACTCACCGATGTACTGGTGGTTGTGGTGAGATATTATGGCGGTACCTTATTAGGTGTGCCCGGATTGATCAATGCTTATAAAGTGAGTACTGCCATGGTATTGCAGCTGATTCCGGTGATCCAGAAAAATGTGGAAAAGCGCTACCACCTGAGCTTTGACTATACCATCATGAATGAGATAATGACGGTAGTGAAACAGCATAACGTGACCGTCCTGGCGCAGGAAATGCAACTCTTCTGCACGATGGATATTGGTGTACCCAAGAATACAGAAGAGCTGTGTTTATTGAAGCTGAATGATATCAGAGGATTGGAGATCAAGCCGATAAAATAA
- a CDS encoding ABC transporter permease, with product MINNYIKVAYRNMRNNKGFSVINILGLATGLAVALIIGLWAYHEASFDSQVPEQDRVFQVRRNFDSNGEILNFKAVSLKLGATLKSAMPEIEYLAETDWMGFHNLKAGEKKLVLDGAHVADDFLHIFQYPLIQGDINTVFQDPNSIILTQSAAKALFGSDDPIGKVVRVDNTDNLTVTGILKDLPENSTFRFKYLMTMRRMEQAYEYVRNSRNSGYGNNGFQEFVKLKPGVNLEQFAAKIKDIEKTETASENAMRSDVVLQPISRWHLYGKYENGKDAGGLIDNIRTACVVGLLVLLIACINFINLSTARSSKRAKEVGIRKAIGAEQQFLIFQFLVESFVTTLIAAVIAFMLAMLALPLFNRITTTTVPIPFSSPWLYIILISAVVIVSIIAGARPAFILSSFRPVKILKGMRTGKTSSNSRRALVIAQFTCSIALIIATIVIHNQIDYARNRSAGYDKDMLIQTRLPKEIANHFDAFRNQLLQTGVVTNLTASSSPVTDVYAHNDLDDFPGKLPGETVEMGVFNVYDNYFQTAGMKIIAGRDFHASATDSQSVILNEAAVKRLRLNNPVNQVITWNDRRLFIAGVVKDALMLSPYSKADPAMFIPDATDKTWGIIRLAGKVNPHTAIQEIEKVFAGYSPESAFAYQFADDEYESKFRQEVLIGRLSMIFTCFAIFISCLGLLGLAAFTAEQRTKEIGIRKALGASVTQIWAMLSKDFVILVMASALLAAPLAFFFVNRWLQQFDYRVNIGISVFLIAAMGALLLTLFTISYQAIRAALMNPVKSLRSE from the coding sequence ATGATCAACAACTATATTAAAGTAGCATACCGTAATATGCGCAACAACAAAGGGTTTAGCGTAATAAATATCCTGGGACTGGCTACAGGACTGGCCGTAGCACTGATCATAGGGTTGTGGGCCTATCATGAAGCCTCTTTTGATAGCCAGGTGCCGGAACAAGATAGGGTATTCCAGGTAAGAAGGAACTTCGACAGCAATGGGGAAATACTCAACTTCAAGGCAGTATCCCTGAAACTGGGAGCCACGCTCAAGTCTGCCATGCCAGAAATTGAATACCTCGCCGAAACCGACTGGATGGGTTTTCATAACCTCAAAGCTGGTGAAAAAAAGTTAGTACTGGACGGTGCGCATGTAGCCGATGATTTCCTGCACATCTTCCAATATCCACTTATACAAGGTGATATCAATACTGTTTTTCAAGACCCCAACAGCATCATACTCACGCAATCCGCTGCCAAAGCCCTTTTCGGTAGTGATGACCCCATCGGGAAAGTTGTTCGCGTCGATAATACCGATAACCTGACAGTGACGGGTATACTTAAAGATCTTCCTGAAAATTCAACCTTTCGGTTTAAATACCTGATGACGATGCGCCGTATGGAGCAGGCATATGAATATGTGAGAAATAGCAGAAATAGCGGGTATGGCAACAATGGCTTCCAGGAGTTCGTCAAACTGAAGCCTGGCGTTAATCTGGAACAATTTGCCGCCAAGATCAAAGACATAGAAAAGACAGAAACCGCCTCCGAAAATGCCATGCGCTCGGATGTAGTGTTACAGCCCATATCGCGTTGGCATTTGTATGGTAAATATGAGAACGGTAAAGATGCGGGCGGCCTCATTGATAATATTCGCACGGCCTGCGTCGTGGGCCTCCTGGTATTACTGATTGCCTGCATCAACTTTATTAATCTCTCCACTGCTCGCTCTTCCAAGCGTGCAAAAGAAGTAGGTATTCGTAAGGCAATAGGTGCCGAACAGCAATTCCTGATCTTCCAGTTCCTGGTAGAATCCTTTGTTACTACACTGATAGCCGCTGTTATAGCCTTTATGCTGGCTATGCTGGCACTTCCGCTGTTCAACCGGATCACTACCACTACGGTACCAATTCCTTTTTCATCACCCTGGCTGTATATAATACTGATATCGGCAGTGGTAATAGTGAGTATCATTGCCGGAGCAAGGCCCGCCTTCATTCTCTCCTCATTCCGGCCGGTGAAGATCCTTAAAGGCATGCGGACAGGCAAAACCAGTAGTAATTCCAGGAGAGCATTGGTAATTGCGCAATTCACCTGTTCGATCGCCCTGATCATCGCCACCATCGTGATTCACAACCAGATAGACTATGCACGTAACAGGTCTGCCGGCTATGATAAAGACATGCTCATTCAGACCAGGCTTCCGAAGGAAATAGCTAATCATTTCGACGCTTTCCGCAATCAGCTGCTGCAAACCGGTGTAGTTACCAATCTTACTGCCTCTTCCTCCCCTGTAACGGATGTTTATGCCCATAACGACCTGGATGATTTCCCTGGTAAGCTGCCTGGAGAAACCGTTGAAATGGGGGTTTTTAATGTATATGATAATTATTTCCAGACAGCCGGTATGAAAATAATAGCCGGACGTGATTTCCACGCCAGCGCCACTGACAGCCAGTCGGTAATACTGAATGAAGCTGCTGTAAAGCGCCTGCGGTTGAACAATCCGGTAAACCAGGTTATCACCTGGAATGACCGTCGTTTGTTTATAGCGGGAGTGGTAAAAGATGCGCTCATGCTTTCTCCTTATTCAAAAGCTGACCCGGCGATGTTCATCCCTGATGCTACTGATAAAACCTGGGGCATTATTCGTTTGGCTGGCAAGGTTAATCCGCATACTGCTATACAGGAGATTGAAAAAGTGTTTGCAGGATATAGTCCAGAAAGTGCGTTTGCATACCAGTTTGCAGACGATGAATACGAATCTAAATTCCGCCAGGAAGTCCTGATCGGGCGTTTATCCATGATCTTCACCTGCTTTGCCATTTTCATCTCCTGCCTCGGATTGCTGGGCCTGGCGGCGTTCACAGCTGAGCAGCGTACCAAGGAAATAGGCATACGCAAAGCGCTGGGAGCCTCTGTTACACAGATTTGGGCCATGCTGTCGAAAGACTTTGTGATACTGGTAATGGCGAGTGCATTACTGGCTGCTCCGCTGGCATTCTTTTTTGTAAACCGCTGGCTACAGCAATTTGACTATCGGGTAAATATAGGCATATCCGTATTTCTCATCGCGGCAATGGGAGCGTTATTGCTAACCTTGTTCACCATTAGCTATCAGGCTATCAGAGCGGCCCTGATGAACCCGGTGAAAAGTCTGCGATCTGAATAG
- a CDS encoding 3-hydroxyacyl-CoA dehydrogenase family protein: protein MQKVAVIGAGTMGNGIAHVFAQNGFSVNLVDVSEAALQKAQQTIAKNLDRQVTKGSITEDVKTQTLANISLHTDLPSGVSDADLVVEAATENINLKLKIFQDLDQHAKPGTILATNTSSISITKIAAATKRPGKVIGMHFMNPVPVMKLVEIINGYATEKEVTTTIVALSEKLGKVPCVVNDYPGFIANRILMPMINEAIYSLFEGVAGVAEIDTVMKLGMAHPMGPLQLADFIGLDVCLSILNVLHDGFGNPKYAPCPLLVNMVTAGYLGAKSGEGFYKYTAGSKDLVVSDRFSR from the coding sequence ATGCAAAAAGTCGCAGTCATAGGCGCCGGTACTATGGGAAATGGTATTGCGCATGTATTCGCTCAGAACGGATTTTCAGTAAACCTTGTTGATGTCTCAGAAGCTGCCCTCCAGAAGGCGCAGCAAACTATTGCCAAAAACCTGGATCGTCAGGTAACCAAAGGCTCTATCACAGAAGATGTCAAAACACAAACACTGGCCAACATCAGCCTCCACACCGACCTACCTTCCGGTGTCAGCGATGCAGACCTCGTTGTGGAAGCCGCCACTGAAAATATTAACCTGAAGCTGAAAATCTTCCAGGACCTCGACCAGCACGCCAAACCAGGCACCATACTGGCTACCAATACTTCTTCCATCTCTATTACAAAAATTGCCGCGGCTACCAAACGCCCCGGAAAAGTAATAGGCATGCACTTCATGAACCCTGTACCAGTCATGAAACTGGTTGAGATCATCAATGGCTATGCTACCGAAAAAGAAGTCACCACCACTATCGTTGCACTTTCAGAGAAACTGGGCAAAGTACCCTGCGTAGTAAACGACTACCCGGGCTTTATCGCCAACCGTATCCTGATGCCAATGATCAACGAAGCCATCTACTCCCTCTTTGAAGGTGTAGCCGGCGTGGCTGAGATTGATACCGTCATGAAACTGGGAATGGCCCATCCGATGGGACCTTTACAGCTGGCCGATTTCATCGGACTGGATGTATGCCTCTCTATCCTCAACGTATTGCATGATGGATTCGGTAATCCTAAATATGCTCCTTGTCCGTTACTGGTAAACATGGTAACAGCCGGTTACCTGGGAGCCAAAAGCGGTGAAGGGTTTTATAAGTATACCGCCGGTAGTAAAGACCTCGTGGTAAGCGATCGATTCTCCCGTTAA
- a CDS encoding carboxypeptidase-like regulatory domain-containing protein yields MQHKSSYRLSLLIVFLLSPFLLQAQITEFKDSIIQISGITMTADSLKAIPAVSIIVRGQSRGTIANRQGVFSIVAFKGDTLTFSAVGFKKKNYTIPATLPGNAYSLIQLMVEDTTYLPATIIRPYPTREEFERAFASMDIPDDAYEIARKNTEAGRLRALARVTPVDGREATNMYMKRQAASLYYAGQPPPQNIFNPLAWAQFIQAWKRGDFKNKDDN; encoded by the coding sequence ATGCAGCACAAGAGTTCCTACAGACTGTCACTACTTATCGTATTCCTTTTATCTCCTTTCCTGTTACAGGCGCAGATAACGGAATTCAAAGACAGCATTATTCAGATTTCCGGTATTACTATGACTGCAGATAGTCTGAAGGCTATCCCTGCAGTTAGTATTATAGTACGAGGCCAAAGCAGAGGTACGATCGCCAACAGGCAGGGTGTATTCTCTATTGTGGCCTTTAAGGGTGACACCCTTACTTTTAGTGCCGTTGGCTTTAAGAAGAAAAATTATACCATTCCTGCCACACTGCCCGGTAATGCCTATTCACTGATACAGCTGATGGTGGAAGATACGACCTATCTCCCGGCCACTATTATCCGGCCTTATCCTACCAGGGAAGAATTTGAGCGTGCATTTGCCAGTATGGATATTCCAGACGATGCATACGAAATAGCGCGAAAAAATACCGAAGCAGGCCGATTACGTGCCCTCGCCCGCGTTACACCTGTAGATGGCCGCGAAGCCACCAACATGTACATGAAACGTCAGGCCGCATCACTTTACTACGCCGGCCAGCCACCTCCGCAGAATATCTTTAACCCGCTCGCATGGGCACAATTCATACAAGCCTGGAAACGAGGGGATTTCAAGAACAAAGACGATAATTAG
- a CDS encoding Mrp/NBP35 family ATP-binding protein: MMTKEQILKALSNVEEPDLGKDLVTLNMVKDIEINGNKVKFTVVLTTPACPLKDLIRNACVNAIHMLVSKDAEVEVVMTANVSSKRNNGQGALPNVKNIIVVASGKGGVGKSTVAANLALALGRDGARVGLMDADIYGPSVPIMFGVRGERPMMVSVDGKGMIEPMEKWGIKFMSIGLLIDEREAVVWRGPMASSALRQFVTDVHWGELDYLVIDMPPGTGDIHLTLVQTVPITGAVIVTTPQDVALADAKKGIAMFQGKQINVPILGLVENMAYFTPAELPENKYYIFGKHGGRKLADELEIPFLGEIPLVQSIREGGDYGEPIMTQDDKATRKAFLDIAGATARAVAMRNANIAPTKIVDIVV; encoded by the coding sequence ATGATGACGAAAGAGCAGATTTTAAAGGCCCTGAGCAACGTAGAAGAACCTGATTTAGGTAAGGATCTGGTGACGTTGAACATGGTGAAAGATATAGAGATCAATGGCAATAAGGTGAAATTTACGGTTGTACTGACTACTCCTGCCTGTCCTTTGAAAGACCTGATCCGCAACGCCTGTGTGAATGCTATTCACATGCTGGTGAGCAAGGATGCAGAGGTAGAAGTGGTGATGACCGCCAATGTAAGCAGCAAACGTAACAATGGACAGGGCGCCCTTCCTAATGTTAAGAATATTATCGTAGTGGCTTCCGGTAAAGGAGGCGTAGGTAAATCAACCGTGGCAGCAAACCTCGCCCTGGCACTGGGCCGCGATGGTGCCCGTGTAGGCCTGATGGATGCTGACATCTATGGACCTTCCGTGCCTATTATGTTCGGTGTTCGCGGCGAACGCCCGATGATGGTAAGCGTAGACGGTAAAGGCATGATCGAACCTATGGAAAAATGGGGGATTAAATTTATGTCTATCGGCCTCCTCATCGACGAAAGAGAAGCAGTGGTTTGGCGCGGACCTATGGCCAGCAGCGCTTTACGCCAGTTTGTAACCGATGTTCACTGGGGTGAACTGGATTACCTGGTTATCGACATGCCTCCTGGTACCGGTGATATTCACCTGACCCTCGTACAAACCGTTCCTATCACCGGCGCCGTAATCGTTACCACGCCGCAGGATGTGGCACTGGCAGATGCTAAAAAAGGTATCGCTATGTTCCAGGGTAAACAAATCAATGTACCTATCCTCGGACTGGTAGAAAATATGGCATATTTCACGCCTGCTGAACTGCCTGAAAATAAATACTATATCTTCGGAAAACACGGTGGCCGTAAACTGGCAGACGAACTGGAAATTCCTTTCCTGGGCGAAATTCCATTGGTACAGAGCATCCGTGAAGGTGGTGATTACGGCGAGCCTATCATGACACAAGATGATAAAGCCACCCGTAAGGCTTTCCTGGATATCGCTGGTGCTACCGCACGTGCCGTAGCCATGCGTAACGCGAATATCGCACCTACCAAAATTGTAGATATTGTAGTTTAA
- a CDS encoding FMN-binding negative transcriptional regulator, whose product MYTAKINRETDWSKIAAFMREFSFALIVNTDEQGVPHATHIPVSLIEKSPGNFVLQGHIAKVNPQWQYFEKNDTLIVFSAPHAYVSASWYEKDRIPTWNYMAVHIHGKTRILSEDELRKNLEQLVDHYEAASKCPVHINDIDHKYFENNLKAVVGFETTVRDINANYKLSNNKNDKDFCSVVDHLKERDHEFDARIAAEMEVRRPQAGDKKDSGIK is encoded by the coding sequence ATGTATACCGCAAAAATTAACAGAGAAACAGACTGGAGCAAGATAGCAGCCTTCATGCGTGAATTCAGCTTCGCATTGATCGTGAATACCGACGAGCAGGGTGTACCACATGCTACGCATATCCCTGTTTCCCTGATTGAAAAATCACCAGGCAATTTTGTGCTGCAGGGGCACATTGCCAAAGTAAACCCGCAATGGCAGTACTTTGAAAAAAATGACACCCTGATAGTATTCTCTGCGCCGCATGCCTACGTTTCTGCTTCATGGTATGAGAAAGACAGAATTCCTACCTGGAACTATATGGCTGTTCACATACATGGTAAAACAAGAATATTATCGGAAGATGAACTGAGGAAAAACCTGGAACAATTGGTCGATCATTATGAAGCAGCTTCTAAATGCCCTGTACATATTAATGATATAGATCATAAATATTTTGAAAATAACCTGAAAGCAGTTGTTGGATTTGAAACAACAGTACGAGATATTAATGCAAATTATAAATTGAGTAATAATAAAAATGATAAGGATTTTTGCAGCGTAGTAGATCATCTGAAGGAGAGAGATCATGAATTTGATGCAAGAATAGCCGCTGAAATGGAAGTCAGAAGGCCACAGGCCGGAGATAAAAAGGATTCCGGCATCAAATAG
- the pyrF gene encoding orotidine-5'-phosphate decarboxylase: MNRQELVNLIKERQSYLCVGLDTDMQKIPKHLLSHADPVFAFNKAIIDATKDLAVAYKINTAFYESMGIRGWESLQRTVEYIPSGIFTIADAKRGDIGNTSTQYAKTFFDTYKFDSVTVAPYMGRDSVEPFLQFPEKWAIMLGLTSNEGSQDFQMLKTDGEYLFEKVLKAGMQWGTPDNLMFVVGATQSSQLGHIRKLAPDNFFLVPGVGAQGGSLEEISRQAMNKDCGLLVNASRAIIYAGNGEDFAEEARKVAKQYQLEMATYLSQSAAGTL; the protein is encoded by the coding sequence ATGAATAGACAGGAATTGGTAAATCTGATTAAGGAAAGACAATCTTATCTGTGTGTAGGATTGGACACGGACATGCAAAAGATCCCAAAACACCTGCTATCTCACGCAGATCCGGTGTTTGCCTTTAACAAAGCGATCATTGATGCTACCAAAGATCTGGCGGTTGCCTACAAGATCAATACAGCATTTTATGAAAGTATGGGTATTCGCGGCTGGGAAAGCCTGCAACGTACCGTTGAGTACATTCCTTCCGGTATCTTCACCATTGCAGATGCAAAAAGAGGGGATATCGGCAATACCTCTACGCAATATGCGAAAACATTCTTCGATACCTACAAATTTGATTCTGTTACCGTAGCGCCTTACATGGGCCGCGATAGCGTAGAACCATTCCTGCAGTTTCCTGAGAAATGGGCTATCATGCTGGGTCTTACCTCCAACGAAGGAAGCCAGGACTTTCAGATGCTGAAAACAGACGGGGAATATCTCTTTGAAAAAGTATTGAAAGCAGGTATGCAATGGGGTACGCCAGATAACCTGATGTTTGTGGTAGGTGCTACACAGTCGTCACAACTGGGGCATATCCGTAAACTGGCGCCAGACAACTTCTTCCTCGTACCAGGTGTTGGTGCGCAGGGTGGTAGTCTGGAAGAAATCTCCAGACAGGCGATGAACAAAGATTGTGGCCTGCTCGTGAATGCAAGCCGTGCAATTATCTACGCCGGTAATGGTGAGGATTTTGCCGAAGAAGCAAGAAAAGTAGCGAAGCAATATCAGCTGGAAATGGCGACTTATCTGAGTCAGTCAGCCGCTGGTACACTGTAA
- a CDS encoding YciI family protein, which translates to MASKVIPAVFLLCFLIVVIVSFRPSPFPIPALSAFLSAKFNTDGQSPDMKKYWIVFLKRGPHPDIDAQEAQALQQLHLKNIGRLSKEGKIIVSGPFGDTGTIRGLYILDCKDSMEAERLVNTDPAVKAGRLTYEIRSWWTSKKSCVFK; encoded by the coding sequence ATGGCAAGCAAGGTTATACCCGCTGTATTTCTGTTATGTTTTCTAATCGTAGTTATCGTTTCTTTCCGTCCTTCTCCATTCCCTATCCCTGCATTGTCGGCGTTTCTTAGCGCTAAATTTAACACAGACGGGCAAAGCCCGGACATGAAAAAATACTGGATAGTATTTTTAAAAAGAGGCCCGCACCCTGATATTGATGCACAGGAAGCGCAGGCATTACAGCAATTGCATCTGAAAAATATAGGCAGACTCTCCAAAGAAGGAAAAATTATTGTCTCCGGCCCCTTCGGTGATACCGGTACCATACGTGGACTTTATATCCTGGATTGCAAAGACAGTATGGAGGCAGAACGCCTTGTAAACACTGACCCCGCGGTAAAAGCAGGTAGGCTAACCTACGAAATCAGGTCCTGGTGGACCAGTAAAAAGAGCTGTGTATTTAAATAA
- a CDS encoding acyl-CoA dehydrogenase family protein — protein MLQDLFQSPDYYAVDDLLTEEHLLIRDAVRQWVKKEISPIIEDCAQEAKFPAQIIPGLGNLGCFGPTIPATYGGAGLDYISYGLMMQELERGDSGIRSTASVQGSLVMYPIYAFGSEAQKQWYLPKLATGEYMGCFGLTEPDHGSNPAGMITNFREDGDHVILNGAKMWISNAPFADIAVVWAKNEAGKIQGIIVERGMEGFTTPETKGKWSLRASATGELVFDNVRVPKENILPGVTGLKGPLSCLSSARFGIAWGVIGAAMDCYDIALRYAKERIQFGKPIAGFQLTQKKLAEMITEITKAQLLNWRLGVLKNQGKATPAQISMAKRNSCAVATQIARDARQILGGMGITGEFPVMRHMMNLESVITYEGTHEIHLLITGMDVTGLDAFK, from the coding sequence ATGTTGCAAGACCTCTTCCAGTCCCCGGACTATTATGCTGTAGACGACCTGTTAACGGAGGAACACCTGTTGATCCGCGATGCTGTAAGGCAGTGGGTAAAGAAAGAAATTTCCCCGATCATTGAAGATTGCGCCCAGGAAGCTAAATTTCCTGCACAGATAATTCCCGGACTTGGAAACCTGGGATGTTTCGGGCCTACTATCCCGGCAACATATGGTGGTGCAGGTCTTGACTATATCTCTTATGGCCTGATGATGCAGGAGCTGGAACGCGGAGATAGCGGCATACGTTCTACTGCGTCTGTACAGGGCTCATTGGTTATGTATCCTATCTATGCTTTTGGCAGTGAGGCACAGAAGCAGTGGTATCTTCCCAAACTGGCCACTGGTGAGTATATGGGTTGTTTTGGACTTACAGAACCAGATCACGGTTCCAATCCCGCAGGTATGATTACCAATTTCAGGGAAGATGGCGACCATGTGATCCTGAACGGCGCCAAGATGTGGATATCCAATGCACCTTTTGCAGATATTGCGGTGGTGTGGGCGAAAAATGAAGCCGGAAAAATCCAGGGCATCATCGTAGAACGTGGCATGGAAGGCTTTACCACACCGGAAACGAAAGGTAAGTGGAGCCTGAGGGCCAGTGCTACCGGCGAGCTCGTTTTTGATAATGTAAGAGTGCCAAAAGAAAATATTTTACCGGGCGTAACCGGGCTGAAAGGGCCATTGTCCTGCTTATCATCAGCGCGCTTTGGCATTGCCTGGGGCGTAATTGGCGCCGCGATGGACTGTTATGATATTGCTTTGCGCTATGCAAAAGAACGTATTCAGTTTGGTAAGCCAATTGCCGGATTTCAGCTTACGCAGAAGAAATTAGCGGAGATGATCACTGAGATTACCAAGGCCCAGCTGTTGAACTGGAGATTAGGCGTACTGAAAAACCAGGGCAAGGCAACGCCGGCGCAAATTTCCATGGCTAAACGAAATTCCTGTGCCGTGGCTACACAAATAGCCAGAGATGCCCGTCAGATACTGGGAGGAATGGGTATTACCGGCGAATTCCCGGTGATGCGCCATATGATGAACCTGGAAAGTGTTATCACCTACGAGGGTACCCATGAAATACATCTGCTGATCACCGGTATGGATGTTACCGGCCTCGATGCCTTTAAATAA
- a CDS encoding FAD:protein FMN transferase, giving the protein MKKILSRLSVFLLILLIANVCRVSAATADTARVQLISCEGKAQGTYYIVKYLSADTASLQSRIDSLFKVIDHSLSLYQPHSLINQFNETGKVNMDEHMQRVVEKALFANKATAGLFDITVKPLVYLWGFGVTKPSFKGIPPADSIKATMPYIGSRYLRVKGNTLFALKKGVQIDCNGIAQGYTVDVIGRFLDAAGIRDYLVDVGGELCARGYNVQHKRWSVGVERPSPGDTTYEPVQGIVRLAAEGIATSGNYRRFFDQGKTRFAHTINPLTGEALHNNIISVTVLAKDCFTADAFDNPLILMGVTEGLQWLEKHPEYGLEALYIYRAKDGTIQEAYTKQFGLRLLNN; this is encoded by the coding sequence ATGAAAAAAATACTATCCCGACTTTCTGTTTTTTTATTGATTTTACTGATTGCCAACGTATGTCGCGTATCTGCTGCCACGGCTGATACTGCCAGGGTGCAATTGATAAGTTGTGAAGGAAAAGCACAGGGCACTTACTATATCGTAAAATATCTTTCGGCAGATACTGCCAGTCTGCAATCCCGTATCGACTCCCTATTTAAGGTCATTGATCATTCTTTATCGCTGTACCAGCCGCATTCGCTGATCAACCAGTTTAATGAAACCGGGAAAGTGAATATGGATGAACATATGCAGCGGGTAGTGGAAAAGGCGCTGTTTGCCAATAAGGCGACGGCCGGGCTTTTTGATATTACCGTGAAGCCACTGGTGTATCTCTGGGGTTTTGGCGTAACTAAACCATCCTTTAAAGGAATACCGCCTGCGGATAGCATAAAGGCGACCATGCCCTATATTGGCAGTCGTTACCTCCGGGTAAAGGGAAATACGCTGTTTGCCCTTAAAAAAGGGGTACAAATCGATTGTAATGGCATCGCGCAGGGCTATACGGTGGATGTTATAGGTAGATTTCTTGATGCGGCTGGTATAAGGGATTACCTGGTAGATGTGGGAGGAGAGTTGTGTGCGCGGGGATATAATGTGCAGCATAAGCGTTGGAGCGTAGGTGTAGAGCGGCCATCACCGGGCGATACCACTTATGAGCCTGTACAGGGCATCGTTCGGCTGGCAGCCGAAGGGATTGCTACCAGTGGTAATTACCGCCGGTTCTTCGATCAGGGAAAGACACGTTTTGCACATACCATCAATCCTTTAACAGGAGAGGCTTTACATAATAACATCATCAGTGTGACTGTACTGGCAAAAGATTGCTTTACAGCAGATGCCTTTGATAACCCGCTGATACTGATGGGAGTGACAGAAGGGTTGCAGTGGCTGGAAAAGCACCCGGAATACGGCCTTGAAGCATTATATATCTATCGTGCCAAAGATGGTACTATACAGGAAGCCTATACGAAGCAATTCGGCTTACGTTTGCTCAACAATTAA
- a CDS encoding outer membrane beta-barrel protein → MKKIKNWILIFAGCLATQAVAAQVRPPLSIDVNYSIAQPIGSLKDYTNKTSFRGWSAGLQYMLNDQLSVGLRTGFQDYYERLPRAVYPDKIGDVSAVQTRTLQVIPIQATIGWAFTKPDKAVIPYASVGIGVANMDYKKYWGEFVESDNSWRFLVSPEIGINVPFGKASPLLFNANVRYNYAPYKVGDLTNFQSIQGNIGLKFHLN, encoded by the coding sequence ATGAAAAAGATAAAAAACTGGATATTGATTTTTGCAGGCTGTCTGGCAACCCAGGCCGTTGCTGCACAGGTACGTCCGCCATTATCGATTGATGTGAACTATTCCATCGCGCAGCCAATAGGATCTCTCAAAGACTATACTAATAAAACCAGCTTCCGCGGTTGGAGCGCCGGACTGCAATATATGCTGAATGACCAGTTGTCTGTAGGACTCCGAACAGGATTCCAGGACTACTACGAACGCTTACCACGTGCCGTATATCCTGATAAAATCGGTGATGTATCTGCCGTACAAACACGTACCCTGCAGGTAATTCCTATCCAGGCAACCATAGGATGGGCCTTTACCAAACCTGATAAAGCCGTCATCCCCTACGCTTCCGTTGGTATCGGTGTTGCCAATATGGATTACAAAAAATACTGGGGAGAATTCGTAGAGTCCGACAATAGCTGGAGATTTCTGGTAAGCCCTGAAATTGGAATCAACGTGCCTTTCGGCAAAGCTTCTCCCCTGTTGTTTAACGCCAATGTCAGATACAATTATGCACCTTATAAAGTGGGCGACCTCACCAATTTCCAGTCAATACAAGGGAATATTGGGCTGAAGTTCCACCTCAACTAA